A genome region from Sceloporus undulatus isolate JIND9_A2432 ecotype Alabama chromosome 1, SceUnd_v1.1, whole genome shotgun sequence includes the following:
- the GYPC gene encoding glycophorin-C isoform X2: MTANIGSSPTGADIAVIGGVIAAVAFVLICLLVVMLRYMYRHKGTYHTNEAKGTEFAESADAALKNDPTLQDAMDESRKEYFI; this comes from the exons CCGCAAATATTGGAAGTTCTCCAACAGGAGCTGATATTGCAGTCATTGGAG GTGTTATTGCAGCAGTGGCTTTTGTCTTGATTTGCCTCTTGGTGGTGATGCTGAGATACATGTACCGGCACAAGGGCACCTACCACACCAATGAAGCAAAGGGAACTGAGTTTGCTGAAAGCGCAGATGCTGCTTTGAAAAATGACCCTACCCTTCAAGATGCCATGGATGAGAGCCGAAAAGAATACTTCATCTGA